The Plasmodium relictum strain SGS1 genome assembly, chromosome: 8 DNA window tatattttttcaagaTAAGAATCCATTTACTATATTTGGGTATTATAATCTCTccatttcttattttttcttgCATTTGCTTTCTCATACTCTCTTCTtcataatttagaaaaaaataacctATTAAAGAATTATCATGccactttttaaatttacttTCAAGTAACATAGATAAAGGATACGTATGTTGTTTTCCAAGAGGAGGTTCATTAaggtaataaaaaaaatctaatTGTAGAAAAGAATTTACATGAACCATAAATTGTATACACTTTTTCATTTTGTCTATAGTTTTACtacttaataatttttctaactctaaaaaaaaatatatatatatacaaaataggtatatatataatgaaaacaaaaatataaaaaaagaggaagaaataaaataaatgttatatttacttagttttgttttattttattttattttttcttatactCTCTACTAAGTTCACAGATTTATTCTTTCTCACATATAAAGAATAAGCTTTTTTTATTGGAGAAGGAAACCAATAACTTGTAGTAATAGTTCTTTTAAacatatcttctttttttaagttaAGATACATAGCTTCGGATACATTTTTATGGGAAATAtctgtaaaaatataaacataaatatttatataaatatcgtttataaatataataaaaaaagtctactaattattaattatttattcttgataaaaatacaaatttctatatattgtcttatgaatatatttttatttatttccaGTATCTTTATTGTGTTACAAAAGGATGCGATgcactttttcttttctttaattACCTTTGTAAGTGGTCAATCTgaataatagtaaaaaagTATACCAATTAATATCATGagttaaaaaattatcataatCCTCATAAACGTtcatatcttttattaatgaaTTTATGTTATTTACTTTAACAACTtcagtaatatatatataaaatttctgTAGCATGGAAATATTGTTTTCACTTTTACCTAATGtatgaattaaaaagtaaataaaaaatcataggatacaaataaaaaacaaagtaaaatatattttattttatttttttagtattactattaatataaaataatgttCCTTTGCACATATTACATTTTGGTGAATCATTTTTTTCGTGATTTAACAATGAATCAATATCATATGatgatattttataatttttataagattTATGGCAAACATCAACACCTGTAAATTACAaatgttttaatttaaaattttatcaaataaaGTATTTAGTAATATTTGTATGGagtaataaatttaattttttgttttattagatataattcaaaatagcttttctattaaatatttaaaatttacattCTAGCAAATTCTCATAAAGATCTGTAATCTTAGAATCTTCATTAAAAGATAATTCAACAGCTATAagttaataaaaagataTCAATATAAATTGGCTTAGCTTTGTTTTTGTTTATGTTTATGtttatgtttatatttatgtCTATGTTTATGCTTATGTTTAtgtttatgtttttttttttaattttccttttctttttccttttcctttttacCATTATAATATCCTGGTAGATAGATAGAGCCTACATAAGCTTTATTTTCCCTatctaataatattttaaaaggtATATAGAGggataatatattaataagaaacataataaataaaataagcatATAGATGTGCATAAAAATTACTTAAAATTCCAGTTAGGTTTAAAAAGTGTAcgtataaaatatttttatgactAAAATAGttataactttttataaaataaaaaaaatttatgtataaaTTAAATGGATTTATTCTTGAACTTTTACTAGTTTCAATTTTTAATAGACTCCTTTTATAGTATTcacttttaaatttatagcTGTCATATATATTACAATTATTCTTACCATTGCacataaaattgaaaaattctTCTTTTACATGTTTGTACTCTAATAAAGCctgaatttttaaattagctTGATATGCACTAGTAAGTAACTCTAAttgatatttatttatataatgaattaaaactTCTAATATACTACAATCCTCAGATGttgattttatatttttctttaaataagtCTTTCTTCTTTTCATTTCTGCTTGGTATGCACCTCCTGAATCACACATTAAATCTAGTGCTTTAAACCTATctgatatattaaaatgtaaaattgTTTGCCaactaaaaaattttttaactcctagtttaaaatattcaaaaaatttcttAAGAGCTAACCTTAATACAATAAAATGTCCTAgtgctttaaaaaaaaaaaaaaaaaaaaaaaagctttgatatgaaaaaaaaaataaagaaaataatttgcTTAATATTGAGAAACGAAAAAATATGAGTACCTATAAGATGAGAACCAactaaattaaatattcctAAGTCATAGTAAATAGATAGCTTGTCTAACTTTCTCATATAATCAATATTTGGATgaattgtaaaaaataaatcctTAGGATGAAGTATATCTAAGTCAATATAACCTAGTGTTCTAGATggaaacatatttttttttcttattttactAGAATTAGAGTTAAGGGATTGAAAACATGACTGAAAAAATGAAGTGGGAACGTCTTTTTGTGATTTTTTTTCTGTGTTGGTGAATAAATCATTTAGTTGAATTAATGACTGTTTTAACTTCCTTGTCCTTTTATAAGCATTCATTGGTTCTAACATTAATTTTACTATTCTCAAAGTTCTcacaattaaattttttcttttaattaaattagaGTTTTCAGAGTTATAAGATTCCATAAGCtgtttttttgtaatatgcTCATATTCTATTAAATCTTTAGCGTTAGATTTAGGAGTAGGTATAATATAAtcatatgtttttttattttcgaaagttatttttacttttttaaaattggaTAAATCAGGATATGCTATAGTTCCTTCTTTTAATATAGGAAGTTTTAATTCATCTAATTCTAATGATTGAATTATTAATCTTTCTAATTCTAATAAATCCTCATATAACTCTATGTTATCTATCATTTGTCTTAATTGGGTGATGTTCTCATTTTGATTAAAACAATTCGCATTTTCTTTtagaattagaaaaaaaaaaaaaatgaagactGGTGCATTAGGAAATACtatcattttatataattattttctacatattattactttaagttaatatattatattaatttttataaatttattaatctttgttaaaaaaaaagaaaaaattaaaataaattacttatattaataaaaaaattttaaaagaataaatatattttattcattctttttatcagattataattatttttttaggcatttaaacttttttagaattttaaaatgattagaaaatacatataatttataaaaatatataggtGTAACacattttgtaattttttttttttttttttttgataattatGCAAGTATCCGAGTAATTTtcctaatttaaaaaatttttatattaattttattgacatataatatatataaatacatatatataaatttttttttttcattttatctaaatatttttgatagtaaaattttttttggttGTCGGTGCAAAAACATACGATAAATGAAAATCgaaatatatttctaaaacttttaatttataaaataataaaaaaaaaaaattaatatgcgcgaatatttcaaaaaaataatgcacatatttttattattattttttttaaagtatattATCTccataattttcattttttttttcttttatattggATATCTTTTAATTCAAACATAATTAtgttcatttatatatatatattaatgaaatacTGAACTTCATTGGTTATATTAGTTTATCCATTATAAACAaggaatatttaaatattttacacTTTTgcttaaaaatttaaagaaaaaaatatgtatatgtatgtattaaaataagttttataattttaatattgatTAATAACATTTCGAATCATTAAAAGTAATCACCAATAATTCAATTTAAATAGAgctatttaaaataaagaaaaaaaaagaagctATTATAAGATATTTatctaatattattattgcaaaattttaattttaaatatatgagTTATTCCAAATATGAagggaaataaaaaaaaatatattaatatgaatactaaaattctttaattttatatgcatatttttCAAAGGTTtcaaaagaaattatttgaaCTTATTTATTCATAAATTCTAATGGGTTTTTTGcttctaaaaaatttattttttttgaaatagcacaatatgtttttttattaataactttacaatttattttatttactttttcttcAACATGGTTTTCTAACATTTTACTCCCTTCATAAAACATTTGTTCTTGCTCTCTTTTTATTGCTGTCTGATTTTTTTCTGAATgatcatatttattaaattctttGTTTGTATTGCAATCCAACAAAATATTACTTACATTTTTTGTACATTTATTTTGTTCCATCTCCTTTGATTCAGttgaagtattttttttttttataatttccgcactcattttattttcttcttttttatgtttGAAGTTGCTAATTCTTTTttcgtattttttttttgcattttcACAAAATTTGTTATTGCCTTCGATTTTgtattcttcattttttttatcttcttttatttcatttttaataatgtttTTCCCCTCAGTTACACTTAATTTTTCCGTTTTCATTCCtctttctatttctttttttcgtttctgttcctttttttctctttcattagtatatatttctatatcttcttgttcatatatattttcgtTATCACAACAGGCATCAAAATCATTTTCATTGCCATATTGATAATTGTCATCATTTTCATGTTgattattatcatcatttttattatcatatttatttgtatcatatttttcctttttatcaTCATATTCGTTTCCATCATCATCTTCCTCTTCCTcttcttcttcctcttcttcttcctcttcctcttcttcttcttcttcatcatcttcttcttcatcatcttcctcttcttcttcctcttcctcttcttcttcctcctcctcttcttcttcttcctcttcttCTCCATTATCTTCctcttcttcatcttcatcatcTCCCTTCTTCATCAAATTTTCGCTGTTATTTTCATGTTCCTCTTCATGTTTGTATTCATCTCCCTGTTCATTGTAATTCTCAAAAGTATCCTCTTCATTTTGCATAGTTTCATTATgtatacttattcttttataatcTCTTATTTTACCGATTTTATAGTTTGTAGTATTTTTTAGAATCTGTTTATTATATGGATCATGATCAATTGTATTTGAAATATAATCggaatttaatatataatccTCTATATTAATCgaattatcttttaaatttgaataattttcctttttattttttgatttacaatccaatttattttttacatttttggTATACATAGTATCATAGTTCATTTTGGAGAATCGATCTCCAACACAATTATAATCATatcttttttcataaaaaaaagggtATTCGTATTCACTATCATAATCAGCACTTTTACAAGATTCTTGTTCTAATTGTACAAAAGTATTGTTATTATAATCTTTAAAAGTTGTATGGATGTTTCTATTATTTGAAGAATTTATACTTTTGCTTGAATTTTcgtatatattataatttgaattatttttcatataaatactattaatagaaaatgacctatttttcatatatgtTTCATCATCCTCTAATGCCACCATATTAAGCCAAGGATGTTGAAGCATGACAGATGCTGATGGCCTTGTTTGTGGGTCAATGGAAAGCATAGGCAGTAAAAAGCTACACAAAGGATTAATTTCTTTCTCTGGGattctatatttatattttaatattttatgtaatCCATATCTTTTGAtatttgtaatatttttaagtttatatgtgtctttattaaaatatttatgggAATTGAACCCTGAATCAATCATATGTTTTGGTATGTTTCCTAGAACTTCTATTATAAAACTTAAAtgttcttcatttttatcatatcTATCAGTCTTTTGAGGATTAAACAAAAAGTCTCCAGTTACCAATTCAAAAATCATGCAAGCAAAAGACCATATATCGGCTGTTTCATTGAATCCACTTTTTAGTATAACTTCGGGAGCTCTATATTGCCTTGTTTGAATTTCTGCATATCTTGATTCATCTATCCATAAACTATTTCCTAAGTCACAAATTTTATAACAAGATTTTGCATGGCAATAAACGGATGGATCATAGGGTCTAATACAATAGTCCCCATCTTctgtttttatataaacaaCTTTACGTACATTTTCATTACTACCTCCAGAATTTATTGGATAGtttgatattttattattttttttttttttatatatctcaTGTAGTTTTAAAGCTTCTGGATGTATTAAGTGATTAAATATATCGCAATAAAGAGggaatttattaatatcattttctAAGAATTCGTCATCACAAATATCACTTTCACTATTTCGTAAATCCTCTTCATCATCATTTATagcattttttttcaaataatcaTTTGGTAATCTATGTAAAAAAAGAGGCATCTTGTTATTTCCATATTTCTCTAggttatataaaaagtaattgTTAAAATGGTATGGTTTTTTTGTTAATGTTTCTTGTAACGCATGTACATTATAGTAAGAAGTTAGTAATGAAGGATCTGAATTAGAAGGCTTAAGTGTATGCTTTACATATGGGGGTTcgtcaataattttttttctatttaaacttttttcatcaattttattatgcaaattattttctttatctttatataattcatgTTCCTTAGTACACGTTTCCATATCCCTAATACTTAAGTTATTTTGATCTAAATTACAATGTTTGTTCTTCACATATTCAGGttcttcaattttttcatttgtatTTACATGATTATGATTGGTGTTTGATGAATATTTGTTATCGTTAAATGAtttcataatattattttcgaTAGAATTacaattaatatttatgttaGGAGTTATATTCACGTGACTATCATTGCACGTCtccaatatttttttttgaagttcGTTTTTGTTTAATTGATTAATGTTTAAATTTTCagtatcttcttttttaaattgattCTCACCATTTTGGTCAGTATcacttaaatttttaatattttgttcATTGATAATTAACTTTCCTGAAGGCTCATTTATTGTAGATtgattattttctttatttttatttaataattcctGTTTTAatctttctctttttaagaaattttttttttttttttttaatttttttttttcatttttacttAGTTTATTCCAATCAATAGAATCCCATTCATTAAGTCTAATTTCACtttcatttaattcttcTACTTCATTTTCCTGTTTTTCTTGTTCAATTTCACATTTTTCTATGCATTCCTTTGTAATAGAGCTATTTTCTTCTATCTCATTTTttgtttcattattttccttagagt harbors:
- the SRPK1 gene encoding serine/threonine protein kinase, putative; amino-acid sequence: MSFSNSRSPSNNSSSQDATSGKLQYTESDDEGSEEYCKGGYHPVKVNEIYNGRYRIEGKLGWGHFSTVWVATDLKSKPLKFVAIKIQKGSETYTESAKCEINYLKTVKVNSFDSSWVELKEQQREKLLHYNMTKGVVSFIDNFEHKGPNGTHICMVFEFMGPNLLSLIKHYDYKGIPLNLVRKIATHVLIGLQYLHDVCKIIHSDIKPENVLVSPLSNIPRPKDYSKDKLIKKNDSKENNETKNEIEENSSITKECIEKCEIEQEKQENEVEELNESEIRLNEWDSIDWNKLSKNEKKKLKKKKKNFLKRERLKQELLNKNKENNQSTINEPSGKLIINEQNIKNLSDTDQNGENQFKKEDTENLNINQLNKNELQKKILETCNDSHVNITPNININCNSIENNIMKSFNDNKYSSNTNHNHVNTNEKIEEPEYVKNKHCNLDQNNLSIRDMETCTKEHELYKDKENNLHNKIDEKSLNRKKIIDEPPYVKHTLKPSNSDPSLLTSYYNVHALQETLTKKPYHFNNYFLYNLEKYGNNKMPLFLHRLPNDYLKKNAINDDEEDLRNSESDICDDEFLENDINKFPLYCDIFNHLIHPEALKLHEIYKKKKNNKISNYPINSGGSNENVRKVVYIKTEDGDYCIRPYDPSVYCHAKSCYKICDLGNSLWIDESRYAEIQTRQYRAPEVILKSGFNETADIWSFACMIFELVTGDFLFNPQKTDRYDKNEEHLSFIIEVLGNIPKHMIDSGFNSHKYFNKDTYKLKNITNIKRYGLHKILKYKYRIPEKEINPLCSFLLPMLSIDPQTRPSASVMLQHPWLNMVALEDDETYMKNRSFSINSIYMKNNSNYNIYENSSKSINSSNNRNIHTTFKDYNNNTFVQLEQESCKSADYDSEYEYPFFYEKRYDYNCVGDRFSKMNYDTMYTKNVKNKLDCKSKNKKENYSNLKDNSINIEDYILNSDYISNTIDHDPYNKQILKNTTNYKIGKIRDYKRISIHNETMQNEEDTFENYNEQGDEYKHEEEHENNSENLMKKGDDEDEEEEDNGEEEEEEEEEEEEEEEEEEEEEDDEEEDDEEEEEEEEEEEEEEEEEEEDDDGNEYDDKKEKYDTNKYDNKNDDNNQHENDDNYQYGNENDFDACCDNENIYEQEDIEIYTNEREKKEQKRKKEIERGMKTEKLSVTEGKNIIKNEIKEDKKNEEYKIEGNNKFCENAKKKYEKRISNFKHKKEENKMSAEIIKKKNTSTESKEMEQNKCTKNVSNILLDCNTNKEFNKYDHSEKNQTAIKREQEQMFYEGSKMLENHVEEKVNKINCKVINKKTYCAISKKINFLEAKNPLEFMNK
- a CDS encoding cytoadherence linked asexual protein, putative, with translation MIVFPNAPVFIFFFFLILKENANCFNQNENITQLRQMIDNIELYEDLLELERLIIQSLELDELKLPILKEGTIAYPDLSNFKKVKITFENKKTYDYIIPTPKSNAKDLIEYEHITKKQLMESYNSENSNLIKRKNLIVRTLRIVKLMLEPMNAYKRTRKLKQSLIQLNDLFTNTEKKSQKDVPTSFFQSCFQSLNSNSSKIRKKNMFPSRTLGYIDLDILHPKDLFFTIHPNIDYMRKLDKLSIYYDLGIFNLVGSHLIALGHFIVLRLALKKFFEYFKLGVKKFFSWQTILHFNISDRFKALDLMCDSGGAYQAEMKRRKTYLKKNIKSTSEDCSILEVLIHYINKYQLELLTSAYQANLKIQALLEYKHVKEEFFNFMCNGKNNCNIYDSYKFKSEYYKRSLLKIETSKSSRINPFNLYINFFYFIKSYNYFSHKNILYVHFLNLTGILNRENKAYVGSIYLPGYYNAVELSFNEDSKITDLYENLLECVDVCHKSYKNYKISSYDIDSLLNHEKNDSPKCNMCKGTLFYINSKSENNISMLQKFYIYITEVVKVNNINSLIKDMNVYEDYDNFLTHDINWYTFLLLFRLTTYKDISHKNVSEAMYLNLKKEDMFKRTITTSYWFPSPIKKAYSLYVRKNKSVNLVEKLEKLLSSKTIDKMKKCIQFMVHVNSFLQLDFFYYLNEPPLGKQHTYPLSMLLESKFKKWHDNSLIGYFFLNYEEESMRKQMQEKIRNGEIIIPKYSKWILILKKYIEKSYESYFNQRNVKNLYKYHDSYNINNKIMLMRDSYDLYSKNYEDIIFFADIFNLRKHLTATPPAKKRKDKLYYFINAISGNTVNLYKYGIIYGFTINEVYLKEIVDELLAIYKIHIDLFSDISFLQTVYLLFRKIEKSFRTQRRNDKISMNNVFFLNVRNDYSKLNKEERKKEINNSMASKFFSKTLFSVFQMMFSMKLSNDADDLDKKYGSASMIGLTVEEKPFVHFAYAFYGSIMDSITNSFLPIYAKKPITQLKYGKTFIFSNLFKLCHHIYSILNLNNLSILCENQAVTSANYYSNKKVSQFIDRKFLPVVLNFFVLRVKEVAREASTSPQPYINQFLWPKNSLPICQMSIHLASSIYMASNEFFPSGFRGELREQTKHSMLSQPSMKPSVHGISKKRVIDIFKGVSITIFMHHFMRWYAFYENVTYVFGNIRVFERFYRVVEHYIYNFLKTNFKKMTTDIFLNSMERAYTTIKNRGYQQEAIEARISAKKINKQSILRNVEEKIYSLTPQDIETLLKDENTFYIDDDSFFEETDENEMFLNERKTICYRDVDKNNSNLISITRWAQRESKDHNINDPNAMEGPSTSGESQKTQKKKNLNDTEDNETDNVLMISRNVNSEISHGNHTNVYCDRI